Proteins co-encoded in one Marinobacter nanhaiticus D15-8W genomic window:
- a CDS encoding SCO family protein, which translates to MSRSKYILRCFMLLLACALAMASLPLLPALSNQSGYYGFRTDIEVPPLDTSEISVVFFGYGHCDDVCPPQLANLYKLSQRLTDLPIHYVFVSLMPSRDKDGSLALTLEHFGPNFRLILPENEAAARRLAHAYHANVGGAPTPDNLDHSAFLHVVTKAGRKVLVYPTSNLDLGRVQADMHRLIAEVRPSGLSEK; encoded by the coding sequence ATGAGCCGCTCGAAGTACATTTTACGCTGCTTTATGCTTTTGCTTGCCTGCGCTCTCGCCATGGCATCGCTGCCACTGCTACCGGCGCTCTCGAACCAGTCGGGGTACTACGGCTTCCGCACCGATATCGAGGTGCCACCGCTCGATACCAGTGAGATTAGCGTTGTCTTCTTTGGCTACGGACACTGCGACGACGTCTGTCCGCCACAGCTTGCAAATCTCTACAAGCTCAGCCAACGGCTGACTGACCTCCCCATTCACTACGTCTTTGTCAGCTTGATGCCTTCGCGAGACAAAGACGGATCGCTTGCCCTTACCCTGGAACATTTTGGGCCGAATTTCCGCCTTATCCTGCCGGAAAACGAGGCGGCGGCAAGGCGGTTAGCGCACGCGTACCACGCAAACGTCGGCGGCGCGCCCACACCGGACAATCTCGATCACAGCGCGTTCTTACATGTGGTAACCAAGGCGGGCCGCAAGGTCCTGGTTTATCCCACCTCCAACTTAGATTTAGGACGGGTGCAAGCGGATATGCATCGCCTGATCGCTGAGGTAAGACCTTCGGGTCTGAGCGAAAAATGA
- a CDS encoding IS3 family transposase (programmed frameshift), with translation MKKSRYSESQIVKILKEVEGGRLVKEVCREYGISDATYYNWKAKYGGMEASDVKRLKELEEENRRLKQMYAELSLDHKLLKDVIEKKPVKPAVRRELVDYLKQAHGISVRRACRIAGISDSVYRYQPDTARDEPVIAALQSATERYPAYGFSKLFKVLRRWGHAWNHKRVYRLYRALNLNKRRRGKKRLPTRNPEPLAVPSTANHCWSMDFMSDSLFCGRRFRTFNVVDDFNREILAIEIDLNLPAPRVIRVLERIIAWRGYPARLRMDNGPEFISIALADWAEKHAIALEFIKPGKPTQNSYVERFNRTYRDEILNMYVFRNLTEVRQRTESWMAEYNDERPHDSLEDLTPWEYLARHQQTENSNQRCN, from the exons ATGAAGAAATCACGGTACAGCGAGTCCCAGATCGTCAAGATCCTGAAGGAGGTCGAGGGCGGTCGCCTGGTCAAGGAAGTCTGTCGGGAGTACGGCATCTCCGACGCGACCTACTACAACTGGAAAGCCAAGTACGGTGGCATGGAAGCTTCTGACGTGAAGCGCCTCAAAGAGCTTGAAGAGGAAAACCGCCGGCTCAAGCAGATGTACGCCGAGTTGAGCCTGGATCACAAACTGTTGAAGGATGTGATCGAAAAAAAGC CTGTAAAGCCAGCCGTTCGACGAGAACTGGTGGATTACCTCAAGCAGGCTCACGGCATCAGCGTTCGCAGAGCCTGCCGAATCGCTGGCATCAGTGACTCTGTGTATCGGTACCAGCCCGATACCGCCCGTGATGAGCCGGTGATTGCAGCGCTTCAGAGCGCCACTGAACGCTACCCTGCCTACGGCTTCAGCAAGCTGTTCAAGGTGCTGCGTCGATGGGGGCATGCCTGGAATCACAAGCGGGTCTATCGACTGTACCGCGCGCTCAACCTGAACAAGCGACGACGAGGTAAGAAGCGGCTTCCAACCCGAAATCCCGAACCGCTGGCCGTCCCCAGCACAGCGAATCACTGCTGGTCCATGGATTTCATGAGCGACAGTCTGTTCTGTGGTCGCCGGTTCCGAACGTTCAATGTGGTGGATGACTTCAACCGGGAGATCCTTGCCATCGAGATTGACCTGAACCTGCCAGCACCGAGGGTCATCCGGGTCCTGGAGCGCATCATCGCCTGGCGAGGTTACCCGGCCAGACTACGTATGGATAACGGCCCGGAGTTCATCTCCATCGCCTTGGCAGACTGGGCAGAAAAGCACGCTATCGCGTTGGAATTTATCAAGCCCGGTAAGCCGACCCAGAACTCCTACGTGGAGCGCTTCAACCGCACTTACCGGGACGAGATCCTGAATATGTATGTCTTCCGGAATCTCACCGAAGTCCGGCAGCGGACCGAGTCGTGGATGGCCGAATACAACGATGAACGTCCCCACGATTCACTGGAAGACCTGACGCCATGGGAATATCTGGCGAGACACCAACAGACGGAAAACTCTAATCAGCGGTGCAACTAA